One Campylobacter pinnipediorum subsp. caledonicus genomic window carries:
- the hemJ gene encoding protoporphyrinogen oxidase HemJ: MADYYLYFKFLHYIFFISWMAMLFYQPRLYVYHAENIHNPEYVKVVEVMEYKMYKYIGYPALIGSFATGALILLAMPDLLKTGHIHLKLMIVILMAAYHFHLGSYMKQLKNKTCKRDGMFFRAYNEVPTVCMLVIIWIMIVNPF; the protein is encoded by the coding sequence ATGGCGGATTATTATTTGTATTTTAAGTTTTTGCACTACATATTTTTTATATCTTGGATGGCTATGCTTTTTTATCAGCCAAGACTTTATGTGTATCACGCTGAAAATATCCACAACCCTGAGTATGTAAAGGTCGTTGAAGTGATGGAGTATAAGATGTATAAGTATATAGGCTATCCAGCGCTTATAGGTTCTTTTGCTACTGGTGCTTTGATACTTTTGGCTATGCCCGACTTGCTTAAAACAGGACATATTCATCTAAAGCTTATGATAGTTATACTTATGGCGGCTTATCATTTTCATCTTGGTAGCTATATGAAACAGCTAAAAAACAAAACCTGTAAAAGAGATGGTATGTTTTTTAGAGCATACAACGAAGTTCCTACTGTTTGTATGCTTGTGATTATTTGGATTATGATAGTAAATCCATTTTGA